The proteins below come from a single Chryseobacterium nepalense genomic window:
- a CDS encoding type IA DNA topoisomerase: MKLCIAEKPSVARDIAKVLGATTPKQGYMEGNGYCVTWTFGHLCTLKEPHDYGPQYKSWNLFLLPIIPHNFGIKLIPNKGVENQFKVIERLVSECDEVINCGDAGQEGELIQRWVLQKAKCNKPIQRLWISSLTEEAIKEGFASLKPAEDYKNLYLAGNARAIGDWLLGINATRLFTKKFGGNKAVLSIGRVQTPTLAMLVQRQKEIDAFTVEEYWELKTRYRDVVFNAAIDRLKTLERAEKGLEYLKENLFEIVSFEIKEGKEKNPRLFDLTGLQVEANRKYGYSAENTLNYIQSLYEKKHVTYPRVDTTYLSESLYPKIEGILRKMYFYQELVAPLLEAPIPKSKTVFDDTKVTDHHAIIPTEVPPSQNLSREEKLVYDLIAKRFISVFYPECKISNTLVEGKVGTIPFKTSGKQILEPGWRAVYAKEPKDESEKEKDKEEEQTIPEFTVGETGPHDPMIHQGKTSPPKPYTEATLLRAMETAGKQVEDDELRELLKNNGIGRPSTRANIIETLFKRKYIEKKRKNLIATQTGIQLIDTIEDELLKSPELTGEWELKLRKIEKGEYEANHFKEELIQMVTELTEKVVYGKGKVINLEEEKVVKEKKKREPAVKKELQSWEETKCPKCKEHHLMKGKTAVGCSDFKNCGFKVLFEIFGKKISDKQLMDLVLKGKTSKLKGFTAHPESLTEGVLSLDDNFQIVLN, from the coding sequence ATGAAACTTTGTATTGCCGAAAAACCCAGTGTTGCCAGAGATATCGCCAAAGTATTGGGGGCCACCACTCCCAAACAGGGATATATGGAAGGAAACGGCTATTGTGTGACATGGACTTTCGGGCATCTCTGCACCCTCAAAGAACCTCACGATTACGGTCCGCAGTACAAATCCTGGAATCTTTTTCTGCTGCCCATCATTCCTCATAATTTCGGGATCAAATTAATTCCGAATAAAGGCGTTGAAAACCAGTTTAAAGTGATTGAAAGATTAGTATCCGAATGTGATGAGGTCATCAACTGCGGGGATGCCGGACAGGAGGGAGAACTCATCCAGAGATGGGTGCTGCAGAAAGCAAAATGCAACAAACCGATTCAGCGTTTGTGGATCTCGTCCCTTACCGAAGAAGCCATCAAAGAAGGTTTTGCAAGCTTAAAACCTGCCGAAGATTACAAAAATTTATATCTCGCAGGAAATGCAAGGGCTATCGGCGACTGGCTTTTGGGGATCAACGCAACCAGGCTTTTCACCAAAAAATTCGGGGGAAATAAAGCCGTGCTTTCTATCGGAAGGGTTCAGACGCCAACATTGGCGATGCTGGTTCAGCGCCAAAAGGAAATTGATGCCTTTACTGTAGAAGAATACTGGGAACTGAAAACGCGATACAGAGATGTTGTTTTCAATGCCGCTATCGACCGTTTAAAAACATTAGAACGGGCCGAAAAAGGCTTAGAATATCTAAAAGAAAACTTATTCGAGATCGTTTCTTTTGAAATTAAAGAAGGTAAAGAAAAGAATCCGAGGCTGTTTGACCTTACCGGACTTCAGGTGGAAGCCAACAGAAAATATGGTTATTCCGCAGAAAATACGCTGAATTATATCCAAAGTCTTTACGAAAAAAAGCATGTGACCTATCCTCGTGTAGATACGACCTATTTATCTGAAAGTTTATATCCGAAAATAGAAGGAATTCTGAGAAAAATGTACTTTTATCAGGAACTTGTGGCACCTTTGCTGGAAGCCCCGATTCCGAAATCCAAAACGGTTTTTGATGATACAAAAGTCACAGATCACCACGCCATTATTCCTACCGAAGTTCCGCCTTCCCAAAATCTGAGCAGGGAGGAAAAACTGGTGTATGATTTAATTGCGAAACGTTTTATTTCCGTCTTCTATCCCGAATGTAAAATCTCTAATACTTTGGTAGAGGGGAAAGTGGGAACCATTCCTTTCAAAACCAGCGGAAAACAGATTCTCGAACCGGGATGGAGAGCCGTTTATGCAAAAGAGCCGAAAGATGAGTCGGAGAAAGAAAAAGATAAAGAGGAAGAACAGACCATTCCGGAATTTACCGTAGGGGAAACCGGACCTCATGATCCGATGATCCATCAGGGTAAAACTTCGCCGCCAAAACCTTACACCGAGGCAACGCTTCTTCGTGCCATGGAAACAGCCGGAAAACAGGTGGAAGATGATGAGCTCCGAGAATTGCTCAAAAATAACGGGATCGGAAGGCCATCAACCCGCGCTAACATTATCGAAACTCTTTTCAAAAGAAAGTATATTGAAAAGAAAAGGAAAAATCTCATCGCTACCCAAACGGGAATTCAGCTGATCGATACCATTGAAGATGAACTCCTTAAAAGCCCGGAACTTACCGGTGAATGGGAACTTAAACTCCGGAAAATTGAAAAAGGAGAGTATGAAGCCAATCATTTCAAGGAAGAATTGATTCAGATGGTTACTGAGCTTACCGAAAAGGTAGTCTACGGAAAAGGAAAAGTAATCAATCTGGAAGAAGAGAAGGTAGTGAAAGAAAAAAAGAAACGTGAACCAGCCGTAAAAAAAGAACTGCAGTCCTGGGAAGAAACAAAATGTCCGAAATGCAAAGAACATCATCTTATGAAAGGAAAGACAGCGGTAGGGTGTTCAGATTTCAAAAACTGTGGCTTTAAAGTTTTGTTTGAAATTTTTGGTAAAAAAATATCAGACAAGCAGCTGATGGATCTCGTTCTAAAAGGGAAAACTTCAAAACTAAAAGGTTTTACGGCACATCCTGAAAGCCTGACAGAAGGTGTTTTGTCTTTGGATGACAATTTTCAGATTGTTTTAAACTAG
- a CDS encoding pirin family protein, with protein MDRKDFLKKGLLGTGMFVASASLGNTMKNEIDEIEPLEPIGYNHLPNPDSKIKDNSVIHKADTRGKADHGWLVSNHTFSFANYHNPERMHFGVLRVLNDDKVEAGRGFGTHPHDNMEIISIPLEGDLEHKDSMGNSAIIRSGDIQVMSAGTGIMHSEFNKNQDQLVKFLQIWVYPNKRNVTPRYDQITLDKTKSKNKFQQILSPNADDEGVWIHQDAWFHLGNFETNTETDYQVKKKGNGVYAFIIKGSAEIEGQKLEERDGFGVWNINELHIKATSENTEILLMDVPMTM; from the coding sequence ATGGACAGAAAAGATTTTTTAAAAAAAGGATTATTGGGAACGGGAATGTTCGTGGCATCAGCATCATTGGGCAATACCATGAAAAATGAGATCGATGAGATCGAACCGTTGGAACCGATTGGCTACAACCATCTTCCCAATCCAGATTCAAAAATAAAAGACAACTCTGTTATTCATAAAGCGGATACCAGAGGAAAGGCAGACCATGGCTGGCTGGTGAGCAATCATACCTTTAGTTTTGCCAATTACCATAATCCGGAAAGAATGCATTTCGGGGTATTAAGAGTTTTAAATGATGATAAAGTGGAGGCGGGAAGAGGCTTCGGAACACATCCTCACGACAATATGGAGATTATCAGCATTCCATTAGAAGGCGACCTTGAACATAAAGACAGCATGGGAAATTCAGCCATCATCAGAAGTGGTGATATTCAGGTAATGAGTGCGGGAACCGGAATTATGCACAGTGAATTCAACAAAAACCAGGATCAGCTGGTAAAATTCCTCCAGATCTGGGTATATCCGAATAAAAGAAACGTTACCCCGAGATATGACCAGATTACATTAGACAAAACGAAAAGCAAAAATAAATTCCAGCAAATCCTTTCTCCAAATGCCGATGACGAAGGAGTGTGGATTCATCAGGATGCATGGTTTCATTTGGGGAACTTTGAAACCAATACCGAAACCGATTATCAGGTTAAGAAAAAAGGAAACGGTGTTTATGCTTTTATCATTAAAGGAAGTGCGGAAATCGAAGGCCAAAAGCTGGAAGAAAGAGATGGCTTCGGAGTTTGGAATATTAATGAGCTTCACATCAAAGCGACATCCGAAAACACGGAAATTCTTCTCATGGACGTTCCGATGACCATGTAA
- a CDS encoding AIM24 family protein, with protein MSKYSIESFVNETKEKPENRDYFELEKPALLEINLNNQAVWTKTGSMVSYIGNINFERQGMLSSGLGNLLKKAISGEGARLMKAEGTGKLYVADEGKKVRILYLNNEAVCVNGNDVLAHEQSVKSDITMLKSIAGVMSGGLFQVRLSGTGHIAVTTHGEPLTLLVTPDAPVFTDPNATVAWSGNLTPELKTNVSFKSLIGRGSGEEFQMKFSGNGWVLIQPYEEVYRIDK; from the coding sequence ATGAGCAAATATTCAATTGAATCTTTCGTCAACGAAACAAAAGAAAAACCCGAAAACAGAGATTACTTCGAACTTGAAAAGCCAGCGCTTCTGGAAATTAACCTGAACAATCAGGCAGTATGGACAAAGACCGGAAGTATGGTAAGTTATATAGGAAACATCAATTTTGAAAGACAGGGAATGCTTTCGAGCGGTTTGGGAAATCTGCTTAAAAAAGCAATCAGCGGTGAAGGAGCAAGACTGATGAAAGCCGAAGGAACCGGAAAATTATATGTGGCCGATGAAGGAAAGAAGGTACGCATTCTTTACCTTAACAATGAAGCAGTTTGTGTAAACGGAAACGACGTATTAGCTCACGAACAAAGCGTAAAAAGTGATATTACGATGCTGAAAAGCATTGCAGGCGTTATGTCCGGCGGACTTTTCCAGGTAAGGCTATCCGGAACAGGACACATTGCAGTTACTACGCACGGTGAGCCATTGACTTTGCTGGTAACTCCTGATGCACCTGTTTTTACAGATCCTAATGCTACGGTAGCATGGTCCGGAAACCTAACTCCTGAATTAAAGACCAATGTTTCTTTTAAAAGTCTTATCGGAAGAGGGAGCGGCGAAGAATTTCAGATGAAATTCTCCGGGAACGGATGGGTTTTAATACAGCCTTATGAGGAAGTGTATAGGATTGATAAATAG
- a CDS encoding VOC family protein has product MKLITGLHHVTAITGDTQENIDFYTGVLGLRLVKTTVNFDYSDVYHFYFGDEFGTPGTIMTTFPYGKGLVNGRHGKGMLNTTAFSISMDALDYWMNRLNQFNIPFKQPQQRFSGEVFIYLEDFDGLGLELVFNDKDDRKGYYNHFIPKDFAIKGIHHVEIWLDAYERTAALLTTQMNHQLIAESSDRFRYAAEDAPGKYVDLVCTPNALKGLAGRGTVHHVAFATPDAQTQLEMIEKLNTFGLEHTEVKDRKYFTSVYFKEPGGVLFEIATSGPGFDVDEELASLGEHLNLPQQFEEKREHLVEVLPKFNYPTEKYR; this is encoded by the coding sequence ATGAAACTGATCACAGGACTTCATCACGTTACAGCCATCACAGGCGACACACAAGAAAATATAGACTTTTATACCGGAGTATTAGGACTTCGGCTGGTTAAAACAACGGTTAATTTCGATTATTCCGATGTATACCATTTTTATTTCGGGGACGAATTCGGAACTCCGGGAACGATTATGACGACTTTTCCCTACGGAAAAGGACTGGTAAATGGAAGGCACGGAAAAGGTATGCTGAATACAACAGCGTTTTCCATATCCATGGATGCACTGGATTACTGGATGAATCGCCTGAATCAGTTTAATATCCCTTTCAAGCAGCCTCAGCAAAGATTCTCAGGTGAAGTATTTATTTATCTTGAAGATTTTGATGGACTCGGACTGGAATTGGTTTTTAATGATAAGGATGATCGTAAAGGATACTACAATCATTTTATCCCAAAAGATTTTGCCATTAAAGGAATTCACCATGTGGAAATATGGCTGGATGCTTATGAAAGAACTGCAGCGCTGCTCACAACCCAGATGAATCATCAGCTTATTGCGGAAAGTTCAGACAGGTTCAGATACGCCGCGGAAGATGCTCCGGGAAAATATGTAGATCTTGTATGCACCCCGAATGCTTTGAAAGGACTTGCCGGAAGAGGAACGGTTCATCACGTTGCCTTCGCTACACCAGATGCACAAACCCAGCTTGAGATGATTGAAAAACTCAATACATTCGGATTGGAACATACTGAAGTGAAAGACCGTAAATATTTCACTTCCGTATATTTCAAAGAACCGGGTGGTGTTTTGTTTGAAATTGCTACTTCAGGTCCGGGATTTGATGTGGATGAGGAACTCGCTTCATTGGGTGAGCATCTCAATCTTCCTCAACAGTTTGAAGAAAAAAGAGAACATTTAGTAGAAGTTCTTCCGAAATTTAATTATCCAACAGAAAAATACAGATAA
- a CDS encoding phage holin family protein, translating to MNLIIRLLVTAIVAYLLTMILPGVHFSGFGGAIIFSIVLGILNLIVKPILNLLGLPLTIITLGLFALVINAIIILIADYFIDSMVVDGFWWALIFSILLSLITSLANSMFSDRD from the coding sequence ATGAACTTAATTATTCGTCTGCTGGTAACGGCAATTGTTGCCTACCTGCTTACCATGATCTTACCGGGAGTACATTTTTCCGGATTCGGTGGGGCCATTATCTTTTCCATTGTATTGGGAATTTTAAACCTGATTGTAAAACCGATCCTTAATCTTTTGGGATTACCTTTAACAATTATTACTTTAGGTTTATTTGCCCTTGTTATAAACGCGATCATCATTCTTATTGCAGATTATTTTATAGACAGTATGGTCGTCGACGGTTTCTGGTGGGCACTGATTTTCAGTATTCTTCTCTCCCTGATAACTTCTCTGGCAAACTCCATGTTTTCAGACAGAGATTAA
- a CDS encoding Na+/H+ antiporter gives MHEQLLLILGLLLIVMLLVMLAQRIKIAYPIFLVLAGLGISFIPGVPVLRLDPEIIFLIFLPPLLYEAAWYTSWNDFWKWKRTIGLLAFGLVFLTSLVVAFASQALIPGFTLALGFLLGGIVSPPDAVAATTVLKGLKVPKRTIAILEGESLINDASSLIVFRFALAAVMTGVFSMQEATGQFFLVAGMGVVVGIAGAHVFYAIHRFLPTTPAIDAALTVITPYILFLSAEHFHFSGVMAVVSGGLFMSFRAHEIFKTGTTRVNMLGVWNTLIFVMNALVFVLIGLELPDIIHGLGETSLAEGIKYGLIISAIVIVVRMLWIYPVAHIPRWLSKNIRKDPTPGWKNPLIIGWAGMRGVVSLATALSIPVMMNGQSEFPMRNLILFITFVVIFVTLVFQGLTLPLIIRLIRIEEIDLIQPSHEQQAGIQIRLDKLALNTLHEKYQKNINRNNLVENFKNTIENDIKLHKNHLSSIEMCTNRQNDLREYHEIMLDIFALQRKELFTMKREKLYSDDEIRKAESQLDLNELKITGSKHL, from the coding sequence ATGCACGAACAACTACTCCTTATACTAGGCCTACTCCTAATCGTCATGCTCCTCGTGATGCTGGCGCAACGTATAAAAATTGCCTATCCCATATTTCTGGTATTGGCAGGATTGGGCATCAGCTTTATTCCCGGCGTTCCTGTGCTAAGGCTGGATCCGGAAATCATATTCCTGATTTTCCTTCCGCCGCTTCTGTATGAAGCAGCCTGGTACACTTCATGGAACGACTTCTGGAAATGGAAAAGAACGATCGGACTGTTAGCTTTCGGTTTGGTTTTTTTAACATCACTGGTTGTGGCATTTGCTTCACAGGCTTTAATTCCGGGTTTTACCCTGGCATTGGGTTTCTTATTGGGCGGTATTGTTTCTCCTCCGGATGCCGTTGCGGCAACTACTGTTTTAAAAGGACTGAAGGTTCCCAAACGCACCATTGCCATATTGGAAGGAGAAAGTCTTATTAATGATGCTTCGTCACTTATTGTTTTCAGGTTTGCCCTCGCTGCGGTTATGACGGGTGTATTTTCTATGCAGGAAGCGACCGGGCAGTTTTTTCTTGTAGCAGGAATGGGCGTAGTGGTAGGAATTGCCGGGGCGCATGTTTTCTATGCCATTCATCGGTTTCTGCCTACAACTCCTGCTATTGATGCGGCGCTAACGGTAATTACGCCCTATATTTTATTTCTTTCTGCAGAACATTTTCATTTTTCAGGTGTTATGGCGGTGGTGAGCGGCGGATTATTCATGTCGTTCCGTGCCCATGAAATATTTAAAACCGGAACAACCAGAGTCAACATGCTGGGAGTCTGGAATACCCTTATTTTCGTGATGAATGCATTGGTGTTTGTTCTGATAGGTCTTGAGCTGCCGGATATCATCCACGGATTGGGAGAAACCTCTTTAGCGGAAGGCATAAAATACGGTCTCATCATCAGTGCTATTGTTATTGTGGTAAGAATGCTATGGATCTATCCCGTAGCCCATATCCCGAGATGGCTCAGTAAAAATATACGAAAAGATCCGACGCCGGGCTGGAAAAATCCGCTGATTATCGGTTGGGCAGGAATGCGTGGCGTTGTTTCGCTGGCAACAGCACTTTCAATTCCGGTAATGATGAATGGACAGTCGGAATTTCCCATGAGAAATCTGATTCTTTTCATCACATTTGTTGTCATTTTTGTGACACTGGTGTTTCAGGGGCTTACGCTTCCTTTAATTATCAGGCTGATTAGAATTGAAGAAATAGATCTCATTCAGCCCTCCCATGAGCAACAGGCGGGAATTCAGATCAGGCTTGATAAACTGGCGCTTAACACACTTCACGAAAAATATCAAAAGAATATTAATCGAAACAATCTTGTTGAAAACTTTAAAAATACCATAGAAAATGACATTAAGCTCCATAAGAATCATTTAAGTTCCATTGAAATGTGCACCAACAGGCAGAATGATCTTAGAGAATATCATGAAATCATGCTGGATATTTTTGCACTGCAACGGAAAGAGCTGTTTACTATGAAAAGAGAAAAGCTATACAGTGATGATGAAATCCGGAAAGCAGAGTCACAGTTGGATTTAAATGAATTAAAGATCACGGGAAGCAAGCATTTGTAG
- a CDS encoding S9 family peptidase, which translates to MKFKYSLLALAAPLLMNAQKVMTPEILWTLKKVGVQAVSPDHSSLIYKVGQVDLKTEKTKNESYFLNVLNNQSAKMDLGKKALIQWDKNGIYAQEGDKIFVSKDNAKTWTEFYTIGEADNIVISPDGKKIAFSRQVLVEKVMGKDKYSDTPKTTAQVYTDLNHRHWDYFNEGKYNHIFVVNVSDKADAAKDLLEGKMWDSPQRPFGGAEDFIWSPDSSQLLYVTKPKTGKEYSTSTNTDIFAYDIATGTTKNLTESNKGYDVNPKFSPDGKSLIWQSMARDGYEADKNDVKIMDWKTAKVTNLTAGWDESVSGDVFWSADSKTIYFTAAFRGIKQLFSLDPKNAKVQQITKGDFDVNEIFADQKKSLLVGRTDINHATDLFSVNIKNGEMQQVTEVNKDTYASLSQGKSELKMVKTSDGKEMGVWFHYPPNFDPNKKYPTLVYCQGGPQSALTQFFSTRWNFALMAANGYIVVAPNRRGMPGWGTKWNEEISKDWGGQPMRDYLAATDFAKTLPYVDGERVAAVGASYGGYSVFMLAGIHENRFKTFIAHDGLFDMKSWYLTTEELWFANWDLGSPWEKPLPKAYTEFNPSNFVDKWNKPIMIVQGGIDYRVPYEQGQEAFQAAQLRGLKSKLVYFPNENHWVLHPQNGLVWQREFFDWLKETL; encoded by the coding sequence ATGAAATTTAAGTACAGTCTGCTGGCTTTGGCAGCGCCGCTCTTAATGAATGCACAGAAAGTAATGACGCCGGAAATCCTCTGGACTTTAAAGAAAGTCGGGGTACAGGCAGTTTCACCAGATCATTCTTCGCTTATATATAAAGTGGGACAGGTGGATCTTAAAACAGAAAAAACCAAAAACGAAAGCTATTTCCTGAATGTTCTGAATAACCAGTCCGCAAAAATGGATTTGGGCAAAAAAGCCCTTATCCAATGGGATAAAAACGGAATTTATGCCCAGGAAGGTGACAAAATTTTTGTTTCTAAAGACAATGCAAAAACCTGGACGGAATTTTATACAATAGGTGAAGCGGATAATATTGTCATTTCTCCCGATGGCAAAAAAATAGCATTCAGCAGACAGGTTCTTGTGGAAAAAGTAATGGGGAAAGATAAATATTCCGACACCCCGAAAACCACGGCACAGGTTTATACCGACCTCAACCACAGACACTGGGATTATTTCAACGAAGGAAAATACAACCATATTTTTGTAGTAAATGTTTCGGATAAAGCAGATGCTGCAAAAGATCTTCTGGAAGGAAAGATGTGGGATTCTCCACAAAGACCATTCGGGGGAGCTGAAGATTTTATCTGGAGCCCGGATTCCTCACAGCTTCTTTATGTAACAAAGCCTAAGACCGGAAAAGAGTATTCCACCAGCACAAATACTGATATCTTCGCTTATGATATTGCAACAGGAACCACCAAAAATCTGACGGAATCTAATAAAGGCTATGATGTGAATCCTAAATTCAGTCCGGACGGAAAGTCGTTAATTTGGCAGAGTATGGCCAGAGACGGTTATGAAGCGGACAAAAATGATGTGAAAATCATGGACTGGAAAACGGCTAAAGTAACAAATCTTACTGCAGGATGGGACGAAAGCGTTTCGGGAGATGTCTTCTGGAGTGCAGATTCAAAAACAATTTATTTTACGGCTGCATTCAGAGGAATAAAACAGCTGTTTTCATTAGACCCGAAAAATGCTAAAGTTCAGCAGATCACAAAAGGTGATTTTGATGTGAATGAAATCTTTGCAGATCAGAAAAAATCGTTACTGGTAGGAAGAACAGACATCAACCATGCAACAGACCTGTTTTCGGTGAATATCAAAAACGGAGAAATGCAGCAGGTAACCGAAGTCAATAAAGACACGTACGCAAGCCTCTCTCAGGGAAAATCTGAACTTAAAATGGTGAAAACTTCGGATGGCAAAGAAATGGGCGTATGGTTCCATTACCCTCCAAATTTCGATCCTAATAAAAAATATCCTACACTGGTGTATTGCCAGGGCGGGCCACAGTCGGCTTTAACTCAATTCTTTAGTACAAGATGGAATTTCGCCTTAATGGCTGCCAACGGATATATTGTTGTGGCACCAAACAGAAGAGGAATGCCGGGCTGGGGAACAAAATGGAATGAAGAAATTTCCAAAGACTGGGGCGGTCAGCCGATGAGAGATTATCTTGCCGCAACAGACTTTGCCAAAACATTACCTTACGTGGATGGTGAAAGAGTAGCAGCTGTTGGAGCAAGTTACGGAGGATACAGTGTATTCATGTTAGCCGGAATCCACGAAAACAGATTCAAAACGTTTATTGCCCATGATGGATTGTTTGATATGAAATCCTGGTATCTTACCACAGAAGAGCTTTGGTTTGCCAACTGGGATCTCGGTTCGCCTTGGGAAAAGCCACTTCCTAAAGCGTACACAGAATTTAATCCAAGCAATTTTGTGGATAAATGGAACAAGCCGATTATGATTGTTCAGGGTGGAATCGACTACAGGGTTCCTTACGAGCAGGGTCAGGAAGCTTTCCAGGCAGCACAGCTCAGAGGGTTAAAATCCAAACTGGTGTACTTCCCGAATGAAAACCACTGGGTGCTTCACCCTCAGAATGGTCTCGTTTGGCAGAGAGAATTCTTCGACTGGCTGAAAGAAACATTATAA
- a CDS encoding Crp/Fnr family transcriptional regulator, whose product MSENIIGNVTRFINLEPKEEQFFTGLLTLQTFPKKTILLREGEICQFEGYIQKGCVRVYYLDDNGFEVTILFAIEDWWISDIASFQDQKPSNLYIETLEDSEIYMLNPAAKEKLLSEIPKFERVFRMLVQRNLSTLQHRLVNTISKSASDRYLEFIKVYPSIPQRVAQYYIASYLGVSKEFVSTIRKRLASKQK is encoded by the coding sequence ATGTCTGAAAACATCATCGGAAATGTAACAAGATTCATTAACCTTGAGCCTAAAGAGGAACAATTTTTCACCGGTTTGCTTACCCTGCAGACCTTTCCCAAAAAGACAATCCTGCTTCGTGAAGGAGAAATCTGTCAATTTGAGGGATACATCCAGAAAGGGTGTGTAAGAGTATATTATCTTGATGACAATGGCTTTGAAGTGACCATCCTGTTTGCCATAGAAGACTGGTGGATCAGTGATATTGCTTCCTTTCAGGATCAGAAACCATCTAATTTATACATAGAAACCCTGGAAGATTCGGAAATTTATATGCTGAATCCGGCAGCTAAAGAAAAACTATTATCCGAAATCCCAAAATTTGAAAGGGTTTTCAGAATGCTTGTGCAAAGAAATCTTTCCACGCTCCAGCACCGTCTGGTCAATACTATTTCCAAAAGTGCTTCAGACCGGTACCTGGAATTTATAAAAGTTTATCCGTCCATTCCGCAAAGAGTGGCACAATACTATATCGCTTCCTATCTCGGCGTTTCCAAAGAATTCGTAAGCACCATCCGAAAACGCCTCGCTTCCAAGCAAAAATAA
- a CDS encoding PaaI family thioesterase — protein sequence MTPEKKQLITDSFHRSETLKFYKAELLEVETDFISMKIPKMDLMTRKAGMFNGAMIASLVDVSSGYAAVSHYEEDCYVVTVELKVNYLRPAIGDALVSKSYVIKGGAKISVIRTEIYTVDENNDSESHVATSLVTMMKIK from the coding sequence ATGACACCCGAAAAAAAACAGCTCATCACCGACAGCTTTCACCGTTCCGAAACATTGAAATTCTATAAAGCAGAACTCCTGGAAGTTGAAACCGATTTTATCTCTATGAAAATCCCTAAAATGGATCTGATGACCAGGAAAGCCGGAATGTTCAACGGAGCAATGATTGCTTCTTTAGTGGATGTTTCTTCAGGATACGCCGCGGTAAGTCATTATGAAGAAGATTGCTATGTAGTAACCGTAGAATTGAAGGTGAATTATCTGCGTCCGGCAATCGGCGATGCACTCGTTTCAAAATCGTATGTCATCAAGGGCGGAGCAAAGATCAGTGTCATCCGTACGGAAATCTATACTGTTGATGAAAACAATGATTCGGAAAGCCATGTTGCCACTTCTTTGGTAACCATGATGAAAATAAAGTAA
- a CDS encoding DNA-deoxyinosine glycosylase, with protein sequence MQNRIFSFPPIIDDHSEIIILGSIPGVKSLEKQQYYGHPQNKFWKIIFELLNEEFTEDYDQRIQILKKNHIALWDVIDSCERKGSLDSEIKNEEANEIGELLEDHPNIKAIFCNGGKSYKNVQKILGKNYKIPVFLLPSTSPLHTVSFEKKLEEWKKVKQYL encoded by the coding sequence ATGCAAAACAGAATCTTCTCTTTTCCTCCAATTATTGATGATCATTCTGAAATTATAATTTTAGGCTCAATTCCGGGTGTTAAATCCTTGGAAAAGCAACAATATTACGGTCATCCGCAAAATAAATTCTGGAAGATCATTTTTGAATTGCTGAATGAAGAATTTACGGAAGATTACGACCAAAGAATTCAGATCTTAAAGAAAAATCATATTGCGCTTTGGGATGTTATCGATTCCTGCGAAAGAAAAGGAAGCCTGGATTCGGAAATTAAAAACGAAGAAGCCAATGAGATCGGTGAATTGCTGGAAGATCATCCTAATATTAAAGCCATATTTTGCAACGGCGGAAAATCATATAAAAATGTACAGAAAATTTTAGGCAAGAATTATAAAATTCCGGTATTTTTACTGCCTTCTACCAGTCCTCTCCACACCGTGTCTTTTGAGAAGAAACTAGAAGAATGGAAGAAGGTAAAACAATATCTATGA
- a CDS encoding alpha/beta hydrolase has product MAHILDIKTAGKPLNEAEKVLIMVHGRGGSAQDILSLSQYLNVKDYALLAPQATKGSWYPFSFIAPVEQNEPWLSSAIENIGKTVEKALAEGIEPENIYFFGFSQGACLTLEFLARNAQKFGGAAAIIGGVIGEKINRENYKGDFAQTPVLLATSNPDFHVPVERVYATANILREMNADVTEKVYQNFGHSINQEEIELANSLIFV; this is encoded by the coding sequence ATGGCTCATATTTTAGATATAAAAACAGCAGGAAAACCATTGAATGAAGCAGAAAAAGTTCTGATTATGGTGCATGGAAGAGGTGGAAGCGCACAGGATATTTTAAGCTTGTCGCAATATTTAAATGTGAAAGATTATGCATTACTGGCTCCTCAGGCCACAAAAGGAAGCTGGTATCCGTTTTCCTTCATCGCTCCGGTGGAACAGAATGAGCCGTGGCTCTCTTCAGCCATTGAAAACATAGGCAAAACCGTAGAAAAAGCTTTAGCTGAGGGTATAGAGCCGGAAAATATCTACTTCTTCGGATTTTCACAGGGAGCCTGTCTTACGCTGGAGTTTTTAGCAAGAAATGCACAGAAATTCGGAGGGGCGGCAGCCATTATCGGTGGAGTAATTGGTGAAAAGATCAACAGAGAAAATTACAAAGGAGATTTTGCACAAACACCTGTTTTGTTAGCAACCAGCAATCCGGATTTTCATGTACCGGTAGAAAGGGTATATGCAACGGCTAATATTCTCCGGGAAATGAATGCTGATGTTACCGAAAAAGTCTATCAGAATTTTGGACATTCTATCAATCAGGAAGAAATTGAACTGGCAAATTCATTGATTTTTGTTTAA